The Pseudomonas azotoformans genome has a segment encoding these proteins:
- a CDS encoding ABC transporter permease: MIRGKWLALLCLVPFALFFIVFEIAPLVWVLINSLQTEEAGWGVENFVRIFSSKFYLQAIQFSLEISFYSSIFGIIIATLGSYSLRRVDSPLRNFVTAFANMTSNFAGVPLAFAFIILLGFNGSITIMLKQAGIIQDFNLYSKTGLIILYTYFQIPLGVLLLYPAFDALREDWRESAALLGANGWQFWRHIGLPVLTPALLGTFVILLANALGAYATVYALTTGNFNVLPIRIAGLVSGDVSLDPNMASALAVVLVALMTVVTVVHQLLLKRSYHVSR, from the coding sequence ATGATCCGTGGCAAATGGCTGGCGCTGCTGTGCCTGGTGCCCTTCGCACTGTTCTTTATCGTGTTCGAAATCGCCCCGCTGGTCTGGGTGCTGATCAACAGCCTGCAAACCGAAGAAGCCGGTTGGGGTGTGGAAAACTTCGTACGTATCTTCAGTTCGAAGTTCTACCTGCAAGCCATCCAGTTCAGTTTGGAGATCAGCTTCTACTCGAGCATTTTCGGCATCATCATCGCCACGCTGGGCAGCTACTCGTTACGTCGAGTGGATTCGCCGCTGCGTAACTTCGTCACCGCTTTCGCCAACATGACCAGCAACTTTGCCGGCGTGCCCTTGGCCTTCGCGTTCATCATTCTGCTGGGCTTCAACGGCAGCATCACGATCATGCTCAAGCAGGCGGGGATCATTCAGGACTTCAACCTGTATTCGAAGACCGGCTTGATCATCCTCTATACCTACTTCCAGATTCCCCTGGGCGTGTTGCTGCTCTACCCGGCCTTCGATGCGTTGCGCGAAGACTGGCGTGAGTCGGCTGCACTGCTCGGCGCGAATGGCTGGCAGTTCTGGCGGCATATCGGCCTGCCCGTGCTCACCCCGGCCCTGCTCGGTACGTTCGTGATTCTGCTGGCCAACGCCTTGGGCGCCTATGCCACGGTGTACGCCTTGACCACCGGTAACTTCAACGTGCTGCCGATCCGTATCGCCGGGCTGGTCTCCGGTGATGTATCCCTCGACCCGAACATGGCCAGCGCCCTGGCCGTGGTGCTGGTGGCGCTGATGACCGTGGTCACCGTGGTCCATCAACTGCTGCTCAAGAGGAGCTACCATGTCTCGCGCTGA
- a CDS encoding alkaline phosphatase family protein: MKHNVILVVLDGLNFEVARHAMGHLQAYVGAGRAALYKLECELPALSRPLYECILTGVPPIQSGIVHNNVSRLSNQRSIFHYATDAGLTTAAAAYHWVSELYNRTPFLAARDRHTDDTSLAIQHGHFYWNDHYPDSHLFADAESLRLKHAPNFLVVHPMNIDDAGHKHGLDTPQYRNSARSADIILADYLQAWLDAGYQVLVTADHGMNNDRSHNGLLPEEREVPLFVLGNAFSLDPNAMPKQTDLCGTVCELLGVPHDKPVCQELLK; this comes from the coding sequence ATGAAGCACAACGTCATCCTTGTCGTGCTCGACGGCCTGAACTTCGAGGTTGCGAGGCACGCCATGGGGCACTTGCAGGCCTATGTCGGCGCAGGACGCGCAGCCCTCTACAAACTGGAATGTGAACTGCCCGCCCTGTCCCGCCCGCTGTATGAATGCATCCTCACCGGCGTGCCTCCGATCCAGAGCGGCATCGTGCACAACAACGTCTCGCGCCTGTCCAACCAGCGCAGCATTTTCCATTACGCCACCGACGCCGGCTTGACCACGGCAGCGGCGGCTTACCATTGGGTCAGCGAGTTGTACAACCGCACGCCCTTCCTCGCCGCCCGCGACCGTCATACCGACGACACGTCACTGGCGATCCAGCACGGGCATTTCTACTGGAATGACCACTACCCGGATTCCCACCTGTTTGCCGACGCCGAAAGCCTGCGCCTCAAACACGCGCCGAACTTCCTGGTGGTGCACCCGATGAACATCGACGACGCCGGCCACAAGCACGGCCTCGACACCCCGCAATACCGCAACAGCGCACGCTCGGCCGACATTATCCTGGCCGATTACCTGCAAGCCTGGCTCGACGCCGGATACCAAGTGCTGGTGACCGCCGACCACGGCATGAACAACGACCGTTCCCACAACGGCCTGTTGCCGGAAGAGCGCGAAGTACCGCTGTTTGTCCTCGGCAATGCCTTCAGCCTGGACCCCAACGCCATGCCGAAACAGACCGACCTGTGCGGCACCGTCTGCGAGTTGCTCGGCGTGCCCCACGACAAACCTGTCTGCCAGGAGCTGTTGAAATGA
- a CDS encoding ABC transporter substrate-binding protein yields the protein MKQLFLASLLGSTIAMCTAAMAADTDLKTLEAAAKAEGAVNSVGMPDDWANWKGTWEDLAKTYGLKHIDTDMSSAQEIAKFKAEKDNASADIGDVGAAFGPIAVKQEVTQPYKPSTWAQVPDWAKDKDGHWALAYTGTIAFIVNKKLLHGSEVPTSWADLQTGKYKVSVGDVSTAAQASNAVLAAAIANKGDEKNIAPGLQFFTKIAQQGRLGLSNPTIATMEKGEVEVGIVWDFNGLSYKAKMANPDDYVVLIPSDGSVKSGYTTIINKYAKHPNAAKLTREYIFSDAGQLNLAKGNARPIRAETDLKLPADIAKNLIPGEQYTKANPQPIKDADAWEATSKKLPQLWNEQVIVEMK from the coding sequence ATGAAACAGCTTTTCCTGGCATCACTGTTAGGCTCGACCATTGCCATGTGCACCGCCGCCATGGCCGCTGATACCGATCTAAAAACCCTGGAAGCTGCCGCAAAGGCAGAAGGCGCCGTCAACAGCGTCGGCATGCCCGATGACTGGGCCAACTGGAAAGGCACCTGGGAAGACCTGGCCAAGACCTATGGCCTCAAGCACATCGACACCGACATGAGCTCGGCCCAGGAAATCGCCAAGTTCAAGGCTGAGAAAGACAACGCCAGCGCCGACATCGGTGACGTGGGCGCAGCGTTCGGTCCGATTGCTGTGAAGCAGGAAGTGACACAGCCGTACAAACCGTCCACCTGGGCCCAGGTGCCGGATTGGGCGAAAGACAAAGACGGTCACTGGGCCCTCGCCTATACCGGCACCATTGCATTTATCGTTAACAAAAAGCTGCTGCACGGATCCGAGGTGCCTACCAGTTGGGCTGACCTGCAGACCGGCAAATACAAAGTCTCCGTTGGTGACGTGAGCACCGCGGCCCAGGCCTCCAACGCCGTACTCGCCGCAGCCATCGCCAACAAAGGCGACGAGAAGAACATCGCTCCAGGCCTGCAATTCTTCACCAAGATTGCCCAGCAAGGTCGTCTCGGCCTGTCCAACCCGACCATCGCCACCATGGAAAAAGGCGAAGTCGAAGTGGGCATCGTCTGGGACTTCAACGGCCTGAGCTACAAGGCCAAGATGGCCAACCCGGATGACTACGTGGTGCTGATCCCATCGGACGGCTCGGTGAAATCCGGCTACACCACCATCATCAACAAATACGCCAAGCACCCGAACGCCGCCAAGCTGACCCGCGAATACATCTTCAGCGACGCCGGCCAACTCAACCTGGCGAAAGGCAATGCGCGCCCGATCCGCGCTGAAACCGACCTGAAACTGCCGGCCGATATCGCCAAGAACCTGATCCCGGGCGAGCAGTACACCAAGGCCAACCCGCAGCCGATCAAGGATGCGGATGCTTGGGAAGCGACTTCCAAAAAGCTGCCTCAGCTGTGGAACGAGCAGGTCATCGTAGAGATGAAGTAA
- a CDS encoding ABC transporter permease, with protein MSRAEAGPASLYHRVVVWLLFAILVLPLVGTFVYSIASSWSATILPAGFTVKWYVQLWSDPRFLMAFGQSLLVCVGALILSVVLILPLLFVVHYHFPKLDALMNILILLPFAVPPVVSSVGLLQLYGSGPMAMVGTPWILIGCYFTVALPFMYRAITNNLQAINLRDLMDASQLLGASTWQAAILVVLPNLRKGLMVALLLSFSFLFGEFVFANILVGTRYETLQVYLNNMRNSSGHFTSAVVISYFFFVLVLTWAANILNKDKSQ; from the coding sequence ATGTCTCGCGCTGAAGCCGGCCCGGCCTCCCTCTACCATCGAGTGGTGGTGTGGCTGTTGTTTGCAATCCTGGTGCTGCCGTTGGTGGGCACCTTCGTCTATTCCATTGCCAGCAGTTGGTCAGCGACCATCCTGCCCGCCGGCTTCACGGTGAAGTGGTACGTGCAGCTATGGAGCGACCCGCGCTTTTTGATGGCCTTCGGGCAGTCGTTGCTGGTGTGTGTCGGCGCGCTAATCCTGTCGGTGGTGCTGATTTTGCCGCTGCTGTTCGTGGTGCATTACCACTTCCCCAAGCTCGATGCGCTGATGAACATCCTGATCCTGCTGCCCTTCGCGGTGCCACCGGTGGTGTCGTCGGTGGGTTTGCTGCAGCTGTATGGCTCCGGGCCGATGGCGATGGTCGGCACGCCGTGGATTTTGATCGGCTGCTACTTCACCGTCGCGCTGCCGTTCATGTACCGGGCGATCACCAACAACCTGCAAGCCATCAACCTGCGCGACTTGATGGACGCCTCGCAACTGCTCGGCGCCAGCACCTGGCAGGCGGCGATCCTGGTGGTGCTGCCGAACCTGCGCAAAGGCTTGATGGTGGCGTTGCTGCTGTCGTTCTCGTTCCTGTTCGGTGAGTTCGTGTTCGCCAACATCCTGGTGGGCACCCGCTACGAGACCCTGCAGGTGTACCTGAACAACATGCGCAACAGCAGCGGCCATTTCACCAGTGCCGTCGTGATCTCCTATTTCTTCTTTGTGCTGGTGCTGACCTGGGCCGCCAACATCTTGAACAAGGACAAAAGCCAATGA
- a CDS encoding HAD family hydrolase encodes MALVIFDLDDTLIHGDCATLWSEQMGRLGWVDPESFMRKNHELMDAYSQGKLKMEDFMDFSLEPMIGRTPEEIEHLVEPWVEDVIEPLIYSEATKTIARHRANGDRILVISASGTHLVTPIAARIGIDEVLGINLEVSHGVYSGRTVDVLTYREGKITRLLEWLEQEGESLEGAYFYSDSRNDLPLLLKVDHPQVVNPDPVLREHAEKAGWPIHHWV; translated from the coding sequence ATGGCATTGGTAATTTTTGATCTGGACGACACCCTCATCCACGGTGACTGCGCCACCCTGTGGAGCGAGCAGATGGGCCGCCTGGGCTGGGTCGACCCTGAGTCGTTCATGCGCAAGAACCACGAACTGATGGACGCCTACAGCCAGGGCAAGCTGAAAATGGAAGACTTCATGGACTTCAGCCTGGAGCCGATGATCGGCCGCACGCCGGAGGAAATCGAGCATCTGGTGGAGCCCTGGGTCGAGGACGTGATCGAGCCGCTGATCTACAGCGAAGCCACCAAGACCATCGCCCGTCATCGGGCCAATGGCGACCGGATCCTGGTGATCTCGGCGTCGGGCACGCACTTGGTCACGCCGATTGCGGCGCGGATCGGGATTGATGAAGTGCTGGGGATCAACCTTGAAGTCAGCCATGGCGTATACAGCGGGCGTACGGTGGATGTGCTGACGTATCGCGAAGGCAAGATCACGCGGTTGCTGGAATGGTTGGAGCAGGAAGGCGAGTCGCTGGAGGGCGCGTATTTCTATTCGGATTCGCGCAATGACTTGCCGTTGTTGCTGAAGGTGGATCATCCGCAGGTGGTGAATCCGGATCCCGTGTTGCGCGAGCATGCCGAAAAGGCTGGCTGGCCGATCCATCACTGGGTCTGA
- a CDS encoding carboxy terminal-processing peptidase, whose amino-acid sequence MKHLFPSTALALFIGLGFASMSTNTFAANSWDNLQPDRDEVIASLNVVELLKRHHYSKPPLDDARSVIIYDSYLKLLDPSRSYFLASDIAEFDKWKTQFDDFLKSGDLQPGFTIYKRYLDRVKARLDFALGELDKGVDKLDFTQKETLLVDRKDAPWLTSTAALDDLWRKRVKDEVLRLKIAGKEPKAIQELLTKRYKNQLARLDQTRAEDIFQAYINTFAMSYDPHTNYLSPDNAENFDINMSLSLEGIGAVLQSDNDQVKIVRLVPAGPADKTKQVAPADKIIGVAQGDKEMVDVVGWRLDEVVKLIRGPKGSVVRLEVIPHTNAPNDQTSKIVSITREAVKLEDQAVQKKVLNLKQDGKDYKLGVIEIPAFYLDFKAFRAGDPDYKSTTRDVKKILTELQKEKVDGVVIDLRNNGGGSLQEATELTSLFIDKGPTVLVRNADGRVDVLEDENPGAFYKGPMALLVNRLSASASEIFAGAMQDYHRALIIGGQTFGKGTVQTIQPLNHGELKLTLAKFYRVSGQSTQHQGVLPDIDFPSIIDTKEIGESALPEAMPWDTIRPAIKPASDPFKPFLAQLKADHDTRSAKDAEFVFIRDKLALAKKLMEEKTVSLNEVDRRAQHSDIENKQLVLENIRRKAKGEDPLKELKKEDEDALPAEADKTKPEDDAYLAETGRILLDYLKITKQVAKQ is encoded by the coding sequence ATGAAGCATTTGTTCCCCAGCACCGCCCTCGCTCTTTTCATTGGTCTCGGCTTTGCGTCGATGTCGACCAATACGTTCGCAGCCAACAGCTGGGACAACCTTCAGCCGGATCGCGATGAGGTGATTGCCAGCCTTAACGTCGTCGAGTTGCTCAAGCGCCATCACTACAGCAAGCCGCCGCTGGACGACGCGCGCTCGGTGATCATCTATGACAGCTACCTCAAGCTGCTGGATCCGTCGCGCAGCTACTTCCTGGCCAGCGACATCGCCGAGTTCGACAAGTGGAAAACCCAGTTCGACGACTTCCTCAAGAGCGGCGACCTGCAACCTGGCTTCACCATCTACAAGCGTTACCTGGACCGCGTCAAAGCGCGTCTGGACTTCGCCTTGGGTGAGCTGGACAAAGGCGTCGACAAGCTCGATTTCACCCAGAAGGAAACCCTTCTGGTGGACCGCAAGGACGCGCCTTGGCTGACTAGCACCGCCGCCCTCGACGACCTGTGGCGCAAACGCGTCAAGGACGAGGTGCTGCGCCTGAAGATCGCCGGCAAAGAGCCTAAGGCCATCCAGGAGCTGCTGACCAAGCGCTACAAGAATCAGCTCGCGCGTCTGGACCAGACCCGCGCCGAAGATATCTTCCAGGCCTACATCAATACCTTCGCGATGTCCTACGATCCGCACACCAATTATCTGTCGCCAGATAACGCGGAAAACTTCGATATCAACATGAGTCTGTCGCTGGAAGGCATCGGTGCCGTCCTGCAAAGCGACAACGACCAGGTCAAGATCGTACGCCTGGTGCCGGCAGGTCCGGCGGACAAGACCAAGCAGGTGGCTCCGGCCGACAAAATCATCGGTGTTGCCCAGGGTGACAAAGAGATGGTCGACGTGGTCGGCTGGCGTCTGGACGAAGTGGTCAAGCTGATCCGTGGGCCGAAAGGCAGTGTGGTGCGCCTGGAAGTGATTCCGCACACCAATGCGCCGAACGACCAGACCAGCAAAATCGTGTCCATCACCCGTGAAGCGGTGAAGCTCGAAGACCAGGCCGTGCAGAAGAAAGTCCTCAACCTCAAGCAGGATGGCAAGGACTACAAGCTGGGCGTGATCGAAATCCCGGCCTTCTACCTGGACTTCAAGGCCTTCCGCGCGGGCGATCCGGACTACAAGTCCACCACCCGTGACGTCAAGAAAATCCTGACCGAACTGCAGAAGGAAAAAGTCGACGGCGTGGTCATCGACCTGCGCAACAACGGCGGCGGTTCCCTGCAGGAAGCCACTGAGCTGACCAGCCTGTTTATCGACAAGGGTCCGACCGTGTTGGTGCGCAACGCTGACGGCCGCGTCGACGTGCTCGAAGACGAGAACCCAGGCGCCTTCTACAAAGGCCCGATGGCGTTGCTGGTCAACCGCCTCTCGGCCTCGGCTTCGGAGATTTTTGCCGGTGCCATGCAGGACTATCACCGCGCCCTGATCATCGGCGGCCAGACCTTCGGCAAAGGCACCGTGCAAACCATCCAGCCGCTGAACCATGGCGAGCTGAAACTGACGCTGGCCAAGTTCTACCGGGTTTCCGGGCAGAGCACCCAGCACCAGGGCGTACTGCCGGACATCGATTTCCCGTCGATCATCGACACCAAGGAAATCGGCGAAAGCGCCCTGCCGGAAGCCATGCCGTGGGACACCATCCGCCCTGCGATCAAGCCGGCATCGGATCCGTTCAAGCCATTCCTGGCGCAGTTGAAGGCTGACCACGATACCCGCTCCGCCAAGGATGCCGAGTTTGTGTTTATCCGCGACAAGCTGGCCCTGGCGAAGAAGCTGATGGAAGAAAAAACCGTCAGCCTCAATGAAGTGGATCGCCGCGCGCAGCACTCCGACATCGAAAACAAGCAACTTGTCCTGGAAAACATCCGCCGCAAGGCCAAGGGTGAAGATCCACTCAAGGAGCTGAAGAAAGAAGACGAAGATGCGCTGCCGGCCGAAGCCGACAAGACCAAGCCGGAAGACGACGCCTACCTGGCCGAGACGGGCCGGATCCTGCTGGACTACCTGAAGATCACCAAACAGGTAGCCAAGCAGTAA
- a CDS encoding ABC transporter ATP-binding protein: MSFVSVQHLQKGYAGTPVFSDINCEIAKGEFVTLLGPSGCGKSTLLRCIAGLTSVDSGKILLDGQDIVPLSPQKRHIGMVFQSYALFPNMTVEQNVAFGLRMQKVNADDSHKRVQEVLQLVELKDLASRYPHQMSGGQCQRVALARSLVTRPRLLLLDEPLSALDARIRKHLREQIRQIQRELGLTTIFVTHDQEEALTMSDRIFLMNQGKIVQSGDAETLYTAPVDVFAAGFIGNYNLLDADKASQLLQRPINSRIAIRPEAIELSRDGDLDVLVRSHSLLGNVIRYRIEARGVELVVDVLNRSADDLYPEGQRLALSIDPSALCEVA; this comes from the coding sequence ATGAGCTTCGTCAGCGTCCAACACCTGCAAAAAGGCTACGCCGGCACCCCGGTGTTCAGTGATATCAACTGCGAGATCGCCAAGGGTGAGTTCGTCACCCTGCTCGGCCCGTCCGGTTGCGGCAAATCCACACTACTGCGGTGCATTGCCGGCCTGACCTCGGTGGACAGTGGGAAAATCCTGCTGGATGGGCAGGACATCGTCCCATTGAGCCCGCAGAAACGTCACATCGGCATGGTGTTCCAGAGCTATGCACTGTTTCCCAACATGACCGTGGAGCAGAACGTCGCGTTCGGCCTGCGCATGCAAAAGGTCAACGCCGACGACAGTCACAAGCGCGTGCAGGAAGTGCTGCAACTGGTAGAGCTCAAGGACCTCGCCAGCCGTTACCCGCACCAGATGTCCGGCGGCCAGTGCCAGCGCGTGGCCCTCGCCCGCTCCCTGGTCACCCGCCCACGTTTGTTGTTGCTGGATGAGCCGCTGTCGGCGCTGGATGCACGGATTCGCAAGCACCTGCGCGAGCAGATCCGCCAGATCCAGCGCGAGCTGGGGCTGACCACGATCTTCGTGACCCATGACCAGGAAGAAGCCCTGACCATGTCCGACCGGATCTTCCTGATGAACCAGGGCAAGATCGTGCAGAGCGGCGATGCCGAGACCCTCTACACCGCGCCGGTCGACGTATTCGCCGCTGGCTTTATCGGCAACTACAATCTGTTGGACGCCGACAAGGCCAGCCAATTGCTGCAACGCCCGATCAACAGCCGCATTGCCATTCGCCCGGAGGCCATCGAACTGAGCCGCGATGGCGACCTGGACGTCCTGGTGCGCAGCCACAGCCTGTTGGGCAACGTGATTCGCTACCGCATCGAAGCGCGCGGCGTGGAGTTGGTGGTGGATGTGCTCAACCGTTCGGCTGACGATCTGTACCCCGAGGGGCAACGCCTGGCACTTTCCATCGACCCCAGCGCCCTGTGTGAAGTAGCCTGA
- a CDS encoding metal ABC transporter substrate-binding protein — translation MRSVLSPLALAIACLFTTPLMAAEAAKPAAHATKPVKVLASLPITYGLAEVLLKGTDVQLERAAPANLPGSRQVSYFTGRGAPALSKLALDADAAIGLRSLWADDPLYPVARRSNIRIVEVDAARPVDGGLPGIAVQPGVTDGLNSQPWQSSNNMGRMADVLAADLSRLAPTAKPKIDANLATLKQRLLKLTADSEARLAKADNLSVVSLSDHFAYLVSSLNLEVLSTDARPDAEWTPEALQKLSAELKDNEVAVVLHHRQPSDAVKAAITAGDSKLLVLNVDGAEPVTELETNVDQVIKALTP, via the coding sequence ATGCGCTCCGTTCTTTCTCCCCTGGCCCTGGCCATCGCCTGCTTGTTCACCACGCCATTGATGGCGGCTGAAGCGGCCAAACCAGCTGCCCACGCGACAAAACCGGTCAAAGTGCTGGCCTCGCTGCCGATCACCTATGGCCTGGCTGAAGTACTGCTCAAAGGCACCGACGTGCAGCTCGAACGCGCCGCCCCGGCCAACCTGCCGGGTTCGCGGCAAGTGTCCTACTTCACCGGCCGAGGCGCGCCAGCTCTGAGCAAATTGGCACTGGACGCCGACGCTGCCATCGGCCTGCGCTCGCTGTGGGCCGATGACCCGCTGTACCCGGTGGCGCGGCGCAGCAACATCCGCATCGTTGAAGTCGACGCTGCACGTCCGGTGGACGGCGGTCTGCCGGGCATCGCGGTGCAGCCGGGCGTCACCGATGGGCTGAACAGTCAGCCGTGGCAGTCGAGCAACAACATGGGACGCATGGCCGATGTGCTGGCCGCCGACCTGAGCCGCCTGGCGCCCACTGCCAAACCGAAGATCGACGCCAACCTCGCCACCCTCAAGCAGCGCCTGCTCAAGCTCACCGCCGACAGCGAGGCGCGACTGGCCAAGGCGGATAACCTGAGTGTGGTCAGCCTGAGTGATCACTTCGCCTACCTGGTCAGCAGTTTGAACCTGGAAGTGCTCAGCACCGATGCGCGACCCGACGCGGAGTGGACGCCTGAGGCGTTGCAAAAACTGAGTGCCGAGCTGAAGGACAACGAGGTGGCAGTGGTGCTGCATCATCGGCAGCCGAGTGACGCGGTGAAGGCGGCTATCACGGCCGGTGATTCAAAACTGTTGGTGTTGAATGTGGACGGTGCCGAGCCGGTGACAGAGCTGGAAACCAATGTGGATCAGGTGATCAAGGCGCTGACCCCATAA
- a CDS encoding zinc-binding dehydrogenase, which yields MKALQGVDGHVAWLEEPVPTCDVGQVRIRVAAAGLNRADLLQRAGLYPPPPGASQVLGLECSGVISEVGAGSSWQVGDRVCALLAGGGMAEEVVVDARHVLPVPEGLSLIEAAALPEVYSTAWLNLFQLAGLKPGEKVLLHAGASGVGSAAIQLCKAFGSPCWVSVGSAERLAYCEALGAQGGVVRTDGLEGLRDFGPFDVILDPVGGDYAALDLKLLALDGRWVLIGLMGGREAKLDLAQVLGKRIQLLGSTLRSRSDQFKADLFSDLSQHVWPLFVEGRLSPQLAKTFPIKDAEAAFAELATNRISGKLVLVIDEALN from the coding sequence GTGAAAGCATTGCAAGGCGTTGACGGTCATGTGGCGTGGTTGGAAGAACCCGTTCCTACGTGCGATGTAGGGCAAGTTCGCATTCGTGTGGCGGCAGCGGGCCTCAATCGCGCCGATTTATTACAGCGCGCGGGGCTTTATCCACCGCCGCCAGGCGCCAGCCAGGTGCTGGGCCTGGAGTGTTCCGGGGTGATCAGCGAAGTGGGGGCGGGCTCATCCTGGCAAGTCGGTGACCGTGTCTGCGCGCTGTTGGCCGGGGGTGGCATGGCCGAGGAAGTGGTGGTGGATGCGCGTCACGTTCTGCCGGTGCCGGAAGGATTGTCGCTGATCGAAGCGGCGGCGTTGCCTGAGGTGTACAGCACCGCGTGGCTCAACCTGTTCCAACTGGCCGGCCTCAAGCCCGGTGAGAAAGTGCTGCTGCATGCTGGCGCCAGTGGCGTGGGCTCGGCAGCGATCCAGCTGTGCAAGGCGTTCGGCAGCCCGTGCTGGGTCAGCGTCGGCTCGGCGGAGCGCCTGGCCTATTGCGAGGCGCTCGGCGCCCAGGGCGGCGTGGTACGCACCGATGGCCTCGAAGGGCTGCGGGATTTCGGGCCGTTTGATGTGATCCTCGACCCGGTGGGTGGCGACTATGCGGCGCTGGATCTCAAGCTGCTCGCCCTGGATGGCCGTTGGGTGTTGATCGGTTTGATGGGCGGTCGCGAGGCCAAGTTGGACCTGGCGCAGGTGCTGGGCAAGCGTATTCAGCTATTGGGCTCGACTTTGCGCAGCCGCAGTGATCAGTTCAAGGCCGACCTGTTCAGCGACTTGAGCCAGCATGTTTGGCCGTTGTTTGTTGAAGGGCGCCTTAGCCCGCAACTGGCCAAGACCTTCCCCATCAAGGATGCCGAGGCGGCGTTTGCCGAGTTGGCGACCAACCGGATTTCCGGGAAGTTGGTGTTAGTGATTGATGAGGCCTTGAACTGA
- a CDS encoding UTRA domain-containing protein — translation MRDEAIKAVTSIGLALQEQIDHGLLPPASKLPAERKLSELFGTTRITVREALLQLEAQGQIYREERRGWFVSPPRLAYNLMQRSHFHAMVSDQGRVASTEVISARLQPASAAVCAWLQLPALSSVIQICRGRRIDGRLVLYVEHYLNPQYFPGILACDLNQSMTELYARKYDLHYGRVRFEIVPTSLPVEAAAALRVSVGSPGLRIARVNYDQHQRLIDCDLEFWRHDAIHVGVDVMGSAP, via the coding sequence ATGCGTGATGAGGCAATCAAGGCGGTGACATCCATTGGCCTGGCGCTGCAAGAGCAGATCGACCACGGTTTGTTGCCGCCTGCCAGCAAACTGCCTGCCGAGCGCAAGCTCAGCGAGTTGTTTGGTACCACCCGGATTACCGTGCGGGAAGCCTTGTTACAACTGGAAGCCCAAGGCCAGATCTATCGCGAGGAGCGGCGCGGCTGGTTTGTCTCACCGCCACGGCTGGCGTACAACCTGATGCAACGCAGCCACTTTCACGCCATGGTCAGCGACCAGGGGCGCGTGGCGTCCACCGAAGTGATTTCGGCGCGCTTGCAGCCGGCGTCGGCGGCGGTGTGTGCGTGGTTGCAGTTGCCGGCGCTGTCCAGTGTGATTCAGATCTGCCGGGGCCGACGGATTGATGGGCGCTTGGTGCTGTATGTGGAGCACTACCTGAACCCGCAGTATTTTCCGGGGATCCTGGCGTGTGATTTGAATCAGTCGATGACGGAGTTGTACGCGCGCAAGTACGACCTGCACTACGGGCGCGTGCGCTTTGAAATCGTGCCGACCTCACTGCCGGTGGAAGCCGCCGCCGCGTTGCGCGTGTCGGTGGGCAGCCCGGGCTTGCGGATCGCCCGGGTCAATTATGATCAGCACCAGCGGTTGATCGACTGCGACCTGGAGTTCTGGCGGCATGATGCCATTCATGTGGGTGTGGATGTTATGGGGTCAGCGCCTTGA